In Nocardioides bizhenqiangii, the DNA window CCTGGGCGCCGAACGAAGGCACGGCCCCACCGACCGCAACTAGGGCGGCGAGCCGTACCAGGGCCAGCGACCTCGGATCGAGGATGGCAGCGGGCCCCTCGAACTGGGGGTCGGAGCCGCAGAGGACCTCCGCCACCACCCGCTCGTCGTGGAGGGAGAGGCGGCGCAACAGGTCGGTGTAGTCCAACGGAAGTTCCTTCTTTCGGGGCAGCACGCAGACCCGGGGGGCTGGCTGGTCCCCCCGTTTTCGGACTCGTCGACGCCATTGAACGGCCGCGCTGCCTGCGTGCGCATCACTCACATGATGTGAAACGCCATCCGTGTGGCGGTGGAGCGAAATGTGATCAGTCAGGGCGACGATCCGGAGGCGGACGTTCGTTTGTCGAGGCTCCGCTTCACACGATCAGGGTGATGACCGGAGCGGCGACCGAGCCTACGTTCCAAATAACCGAGCCCTGAACCTGAGGAGACCACGATGCCCGCCGATGTGACCAATACGCCTGTGCCCGCAGCGATCACGACTCCGGCCCAGGTGGGGTCTGGGATCGGAACCCTGGAGTTCACCGACGGCTACCCGACCGCGGGGACCGCGGAGAAGGTCCGCGACCACCTCGACTACCTGCACGGTGTCGAGACGTTCATGAACACGATCCAGGGGGTGTCCCTTTACGCCATGCGGGAGGGGTTCCTGGAGGCCGGGGTCATGGACGGCGACGTGCTGATCTTCTCCGAGCTGATGGACTCCCGGTCGCTGTTCCTGACCGCGAATGCCGACACGGTGTACTACATCTCCTTCCTTGACCTGTCCGACGGCCCCTTGGTTTTGGAAACACCCCCGGACGCGTTGGGCCTCATCGACGACATCTGGTTCCGCTGGGTCACCGACTTCGGACTGCCCGGCCCGGACCGCGGCCAGGGAGGCACCTACCTGCTGGTCGGCCCCGGCTACGACGGTCCGCTGCCCGAGGGTGGCTACCACGTCCGGCACTCTCGCACCAACCACGTATGGCTGGGCGCCCGCTCGTTCATCAACGAGAACCCGGGCATGGACCCCGGCCCGACCGTCGACGTGATCAAAGAGCGGCTGAAGATCTACCCCTATACACCGGGCGGTGTGGGCAGCAGCATCGGCGCTTTCCTGACCGGGAAGGGGCCGCTCGGCCAGCCAGCCACTGCGCAGAGTCCCCGGTTCGTGGAGGGCACCGGCCTGGCGTTCAACACGATCCCGCCCAACGACTTCGGCCACTACGAGATGCTCGATGCCCTCGTCCAGCTGGAGCCGGCCGAGGCGCTCGACACCGAGGTGGCCGGTCAGTTCGCCGCCCTCGGGATCGTCAAGGACGCGAAGTTCGCACCCGATGATCGGCTGCGGAAGGTCCTCGACGACGCGGTGGCCGCTGGCAATGCTGCGTCCCGGACCCTCGGGATGGGCGCCCACCCGACCGAAGGCTTCCGCTACTACGACCATGACTCCGCATGGTGGAACATGCTGTTCGTCGGTGGGTTCGAGTTCACCAACCCGCCGCCAAACATCACTGCCGAAGGAGTGCAGCCCTTCCCGAACAAGGGGGCGCGGCGACTGCACTCGCGCACGTCGTTCTTCTACGCCGCGACCGGGATCACCCCCGCCATGTGCATGCGGTTGACCGGCGTCGGCTCGCAGTACATGTTCGCCAATCTCGACGCCGCCGGCGACCCATTCGACGGCGGCAAGACCTATCGGCTGAGGCTGCCCAAGGACATCCCGGCGGCCAGGTTCTGGTCGCTCACGCTCTATGACAACCAGACCCGCTCCATGCTGCAGACCGAGCAGCTCTACCCACGGGCCGGAAGCCAGGAGTACCCCTCACCCGCCGCCGAAGCCGAGCCCGACGGCAGCACCGTCATCCACTTCTCACCCACTCGACCCGACGACGTGCCGCCGGGCAACTGGGTCCAGACCGACCCCGAACGAGGCTGGTTCGTCATCCTGCGCCTGTACAGCCCGCTTCAGCCGTTCTTCGACAAGTCCTGGCGAGTCGGCGAGATCGAACCGGTGGCGTAGACCCTCCGGCCGGATATCCCTCCTGCCGGATATCCACGTAGCGAAGAGGGGTCAACATGGGTGAGGCATTCGTCTGGGGGCTGGTCGCCAGCACCTCTCTGGTGATCGGCGCGCTCTTCGCGTTCTGGTTCCATATCAGCCTCCGGGCGATCGGCCTGATCATGGGCTTCGGTGCCGGCGTACTGATCAGCGCAGTGTCGTTCGACCTGATCGAAGAAGCGGCCGAGACGTCCCTGGGCTCCGGCTGGGTCGCCGCGGGGGTGTTCGCCGGCTGTTTGGTCTTCTTCGGCGGAGATCGGCTCATCGACCGGCTCGGCGGCGGCGGACGCAAGGACGCCACAGGCGGTGAGGACGCCACGGACGGGGAAGAGGAGGGCGGCTCCGCGCTGCCCATCGTGCTCGGCACCGTGCTCGACGGGATACCGGAGTCGATGGTGATCGGTCTGACGATCTACGAGGGCGGAGCGGTGGGCGCCGCCTATCTGGCCGCGGTCTTCCTGTCCAACCTGCCCGAGTCCATCTCGGCCACCACCGGCCTCCTGAAGGGAGGCTGGAAGAAGTCCCGGCTCCTATGGATGTGGATCGGGATCGCCGTGATCTCCGGCCTCTCCTCCCTCACCGGCTACGCGGTCTTCCAGGACTCCTCAGACGACACCGTCGCCTTCGTCCTGGCGTTCGCCGCGGGCGCGATCCTCACCATGCTCGCCAACACGATGATGCCCGAGGCATTCAAGCACGGCGGCAAGCTGGCCGGGGTCATCACCACGCTCGGTTTCGTAGTCGCCTACTCGATCCACGCGCTCGCGTGAGCCGCCAACTCACCGCGACGTACCGCGACAACGACGGCGGGACGAGATCCCTCAGGAGGGCTCACGATGGCCGACGAGAATGAGCCAGGTCCTGCACCGTCATCAGCGACTGACGCACACAGGGACGGGATGACGAGCGTCCGCGCTGAGTTGTCGCCGGCCAGGCGACGTCGCCTCATCGGTCGCGGCCTGCTCAAAGCGGCGGCCTCGACCTTGGTGCTGGTGGTGTTGTACTTCGTCTCACCGCTCGAGCGCGTGGACGGTGTCCCCGTGGGCGTGTCTCTCGTCGTCGGGCTGCTGTTACTCCTCGGCGTGTGCACATGGCAGATACGTGCGATCCCGCGGGCAGCCCACCCGGGGGTGCGTGCGATCGAAGCGCTAGCAATCACCGCACCGCTATTCCTCTTGCTGTTCGCGGCGGCCTACTTCGTCATGGCACAAGACGATCCCGAGAGCTTCAACGTCCAAGGATTGACGCGGTCAGATGCGCTGTACTTCACGGTCACGGTCTTCGCGACCGTCGGCTTCGGCGACATCTCGGCCACCAGTCAGATCGCGCGACGTCTCGTCACGGTCCAGATACTGCTGGATCTACTCGTGCTCGGCCTGGGGATCCGAGTGTTCGCCGGCGCCGTTCAACGCGGCCGTGAACGGCAATGACCCGAATCGATTGCACCCACGCGGGATCGCTCCTAGCAGGACGCGGACGACAGCACACGGGCTCCGATCGGCGCGGAGTTGCTCGCCCGGTCGCTAGTGTGGCCTAGATGTCGCGGTACAGAGAACCGGGTGGCGAGCAGAGAACGGAGTCTGCCGCCGCTGCTCGCCGGGCCGGCCGTGGCCCAGCGTGACGTCCACGGGCAGCACGAGATGTGTCCAGGATTCGACCTGCCTCCACTTACCCTCCGGAATCAATCGGGAGCGTGACGAGTTCGTCGGATACAGTCGGAACCGTCAGCGAGGACTCCTCCTCATCAAAACAGAGGATCCGGCTGCATCCCGCATTGATGCGTACCGGTCGGCAACGTGCCGATCCAAGCCAGAGGTCTCAGGTTCAAATCCGCGGCGCCACGCGGCGCCACTGCTCTTCGCGTTCGCACTCGACTGCGGCTTGTTCTCTCCCTTGCATGTTGTCCGGGGCAAACACGGTGTGGGGTCAGGCGAGCCCCAGATGGTGACTCGCAAAGTCCGGCGATTAGGTCACGCATTGGTCACGGATTGAGTGACGGCCACTGAAAGCCAGTCACGACGGGTGAGTGATGTATGCCCAGGTCAGGGGGCATTTCTGAGAGCTTGCGAAAGTTGGTGAAAGTGCTCGTGTTAATCGGAGGGTTGTTGGTTCGAGTCCAACCGGGGGAGCCAGACGACGGGCCCCTGATCTGCGCGAGCAGGTCAGGGGCCCGTCTCCGTTGGTCAGCGGGGGAGGTCGCGCAGGATCCGCTGGCTGGCGAGCTTGCCGGGAGCACCGATCACGCAGCCGCCGGGGTGGGTGCCCGACCCGCACTGGTAGTAGCCGTCGATCGGCGTGGCGTACTGGCTCCAGCCCGGCGCGGGGCGGAAGAAGTACATCTGCGGCGCCAGGAACTCGCCGGCGAAGATGTTGCCCTCGGTGAGCCCGGTGCGGGTCTCGATGTCGACGGGCGTGACCACCTCGCGGTGCAGCACCAGGTCGCCGAAGCCCGGGAAGTGCGACTCGAGCACGGCCTGCGCCTTGTCGCCGAAGGCGTCGCGCTCGGTCTCCCAGTCGCTGCCCTTCAGCTCGTACGGCGCGTACTGCACGAAGCAGGACATGACGTGCTTGCCCGGCGGGGCCATGTCGGGGTCCACGACAGACTGGATCGCGGCGTCCATGTAGGGCCGCTCGGAGTACCAGCCGTACTTGGCGGCGTCGAAGGCGCGCTCGACGTACTCGATGGTGGGGCCGATGTTGAGGAAGCCGCCGTAGTGGTCGACGGTATCCGGCAGGGCCGGAAATACCGGCAGCCCGTCGAGGGCGAAGTTGACCTTGGCCGAGACCCCCCGGAACTTCATCCGCCGCACGTTGTCGACCAGGTCGAGCGGGAGCTCGCGGGGCTCCACGAGGTCGAGGAAGGTGCGCCGCGGGTCCAGCGCCGAGACCACGACCGGCGCCCGGAACTCGGTGCCGTCGTCCAGGACGACGCCGACCGCGCGGCCGTTGTCGGTCAGCACGGAGGCCACCGGTGCGCCCAGCCGGATCTCGGCGCCGTAGGCCCGCGCCGCCCGGGCCAGCACCTGGGTGAAGCCGCCGTTGCCGCCCTTGTGGAAGGCCCACGAGCCGAGGTGGCCGTCGTGCTCACCCATCTTGTGGAAGAGCAGCACCAGGCCGGAGCCCGGCGACATCGGCCCGACCTTCGAGCCGATGATGGAGGACGACGCGTGGTAGCCCTTGATCGCCTCGTGCTCGAAGTAGTCGTCGAGCAAGTCGGCGGCGCTGCCGGTCAGCAACCGAACGACGTCGTGCATCGTCTTCCGGTCGACACCCTTGAGGTGGTCGACGAGCCACTTCACGTCGACGGCGTCGTCGGGGTCGCTGCCGAAGATGTTGGGAGGGGGGTTGTCGAAGAGCGGGCGGATCGCCCGGCACACCCGGTCGAGGTCGTGGTGGTAGCGCTCGTAGGCGTCGGCATCGCGCGGCGAGTGCCGGCGGATCTCCTGGATGTTCTGGGCGTGGTCGTCGCCGAACAGCAGGTAGTCGCCGTCGCCGGTGGGGTGGAACGACGACGGCATCATCAGCGGCAGGAAGCCGTGCTTCACCAGGTCGAGCTCGTGGATGATCTCCGGCCGCAGCAGGCTCAGCGCGTACGAGAACGTCGTGAACGAGAACCCGGGCATCAGCTCCTCGGTGATGGCGGCGCCGCCGACGAGGTCGTTCTTCTCCAGCACCAGGGTGCGCAGCCCGGCTTTGCCGAGGTACGCCGCGTTGGTGAGGCCGTTGTGACCGCCACCCACGACGATCGCGTCGAAGTCGTGCGAGCTCATGCCTTCCTCACTCATCCTTTTTCCGGGCAGGGTCGAAGAACGGCATCGAGGCCGTGGTGACCTTCACCGTCGTGTTGTGGTGGGCGATCGCGAGCTCGAGCCGAAGGTCGGTGCCGACCGCCGCGAGCTCGGGGCGGACCCGGGCGATGCCGACGTGCCGCTGCAGCATCGGCGAGTACACCAAGCTCGTGCAGTAGCCGACCTCCGCCCGATCGTTGTCCCGCACCATCGACTCGTAGGGCAACGGGTGCTCGGACTTCGGCGGGAACAGGCCGACCTCGCGGTGGATCCGGTCCCAGTCGGCGGGGTCGACGACGATGCCGGTGGTCGCCCAGCGGGATGTGCCGTCGAGGAGCTCGCGGCGGATCGCCTCGGACCCGACGAACCGCCGGGAACCGTCGCGGACGCCGCGAAGCATCCAGCCGAAACCCAGCTCCTTGGGGGTGACGCAGTCGGCGTCGCTCATCGCCAGTCGGGCGTCGTGCCACTCGATGTCGATGAGCGGGAGGCCGGCCTCGATGCGCAGCGTCATCAGCGCCTCCTCCCCGAACGGGCGGATGCCGTGGGTGGACCCGGCGTCGAGCACCGCGTCGAGCACGGCGACCGCGCTGTCGGCCCCGACGGTGATCTCGAACCCGAGGTCGCCGGTGTAGCCGGTGCGCGAAAGGGTCACCGCCGCGTCGGCCACCTTGGCCGGCGAGTGGCCGAAGAACGCCAACGTCTCGGCCTCGGGCATCAGGGCGGCGAGCACCGCCCGGGAGCGCGGTCCCTGGACGGCGAGCATCCCGTAGGCCCCGGACACGTCCTCGAGGTGCACCCGCAGGCCGGACGCCAGCTCATCGAACCACGAGAGCGCGGGGCGGCCCGCGGTGAGCAGGAAGTCGTCAGCGGAATGGCGGAACGCGACACCGTCGTGCATGACGAAGCCACGGTCGTCGCACCACGCCGTGTACTGCGCCTGGCCCGGCCGGCAGGTGCGGATGTCCCGCACCAGCGCGCCGGACAGCAGCCGCTCGGCGTCGGGCCCGGTGATGCGGTACTTGTACAGGGGCGAGGTGTCGAAGACGCCGACTGCGTTGCGCACCGCGAAGTACTCGTGCTTCGGCGCGTGGGTGTACCGCAGCGCGGACAGCTGCCCCTGCCAGTGTGTGTAGAGGCCCTGGGTGTTGAGCTCGCTCAGGCGTGGGTGGAAGGGCGTGGTCGTGATCATCGCGTCAACAGGCTAGTTGCTACTGACCTGAGAGTCAGTAGCGCTCAGTCATTTCCGGGGCGGAGTCGATCCAGGACCCAGGCGTAGATCTCGGCCTCGTACCCGAGGTGGGCGAACCGGCCTGCGGGCCCGACATGGGCGCCGGCGCCGGTCTCGACCCGGAACAGACAACGCGGTGACCATCCTGGATCGGTCTCGCGCAGTCGGGCGACCCACTTGGCCGGCTCGAAGACCATCACGCGCGGGTCGTGCAGCGCCCCGGTCACGAGCAGGTCGGGTCGGGGGCCGCTGGGCGGGTTGTCGTACGGCGAGTAGGCGAGCATCCAGTCGAAGTCCTCCCGCCGGCGTGGGTCCCCCCACTCGTCCCACTCGGTGATGGTCAGCGGGATCGAGGCGTCGAGCATCGTGGTCACCACGTCGACGAAAGGCACCTCGGCGACCACGGCCCGCCATCGGTCCGGCCGCTGGCTGAAGACCGCGCCCTGCAGCAGTCCGCCGGCACTCAACCCACGGGTGGCGAGCCGCTCGCCGTCGACGAGCCCAGCCAGCCCGTCGGCCGCGGCGGCGTAGTCGGTGAACGTGTTCTGCTTGTGCTCCAGCCGTCCCCCCAGCCACCACCGCCGACCGCCCTCTCCGCCGCCCCGGACGTGGGCATGGACGTAGACGACCCCGCGGTCCAGCAGTGAGGGGATCGCGGGGTCCCACTCCTGGTCCGGGTAGACGGCCTCGTAGGCGCCGTACCCGTAGAACAGGGCGGGTGCGGTGCCGTCGAGCGGGGTGTCCCGGTGGCGCACCAGCGTGACCGGCACGGGAGTCCCGTCGGGGGCCGGAACGCTTCGGCTCTCGCAGACGTACGCCGACGCGTGGTGGCCCGGCGCTCGGCGCCTCAGCAGCTCGGTGCGCTCGCCAGTCCGGAGGCTGACCGCCGACCAGACCGGCGGCTCGATGTAGGACTGGTCCTCCACGGTCACCGTCGTGGCGTGGTGGTCGGTGTTGGGCCCGATTTCCACCGTGCCGCGGTCGAACGCCGGCTCGATCACGATGCCGTCGCCGTCCAGCGCGTCGAGCGGCAGGATCCGTAGCCGGTGCTGGGTCTGCGACCGGAAGCTCAGCACGGCGTGTCCGGCGAACCCGTCCACCCGCTCCAACCGCTCGTCGGGGCGCTCCGCCCGCGCCGGCGACCACGACGTGTGGTCCTGGTCCGAATCGCTGGGCACCGGACAGCGGGCGAGTCGGAACTCGGTGGCGTCGTCGTTGGTGACCAGCAGCAGCGTGTCCGTGCCGTCGGGGAGGACGACGTGCTCGGCGTGGTACTCGACGCCCGGGCGCCGTCCGCCGACCGAGCGCGGCGGCGACGTCGGCGACGCGGCGTCGACCACCCACACCTCGCGGGTGTCCCGGCTCTCCGACCAGATGACGACCAAGGCGCCGCTTCGCGTCGCCCTGATGCTCAGCTCGAAGCGCTCGTCCGGCTCCTCGAGGACGAGCACGTCGTCGGCCACTGGCGCGCCGAGCTCGTGGCGCCACACCTGGAAGGGGCGGTAGGCGTCGTCGTGGACCGTGTAGAAGAACTGGTCCGACCCGCTGCTCCAAGCGCCTCCGTAGTACGTGCGCGGTGCCACCTCGGGCAGGTCGGCGCCGGTCTCGAGGTCACGGAACCGCAGCTCGTAGACCTCGTCGCCGGTGCGGTCGACCGAGTAGGCCAGCCACTTCTGGTCGGGGCTGACGACCGACAGTCCGAGCTCGACGTACCCGGAATCGTCGACCAGCTCGTTGACGTCGAGGAGGACCTCAGTGGTATCGGAATCGTCCTTTTCCCGCAACAACTGTGGATGTTCTCTTCCAGCGGGAAGAGCCGTGTAGTAGGAACAGCCTTGGAGTCGCCAACTGACTGTTCGATCAGTAGCGGGCACTCTGCCCAGCATCTCGGACCGTAGGGTCTCGACGAGGGAGTTCAGATGTCCGGTCGCGGTGTCGTACCAGAGTCGCTCGGCCTCGAGGTGAGCGAGCAGGACGGGGGAGTCCGTCCGACGCATCCAGTGGTAGGGATCGGCGCGCACCTCTCCGTGCTCGGTGTGCTCGTGCGCTTCGCGCGGCGCCTGGGGCGGGCTGAGCGGGATGGTCACACCCGGCACCGTAGACCCGTCCGCGGGTTCGTGGCGGCCGCGGGCACCCTGGTCGTCGGTCTGCTGCTGGCGACGGTCGGCGCGTCCCCGGTGCAGCCGGCCGGCGCGGCGGCGGACGACGAGCCGGTGACCTTCACCGTCGCATTCCTGGACGAGGTCGACTCGTTCAACCCGTTCAACGGATTCCAGGCCACGTCGTACGAGATGTGGGCGCTGATGTACGACTACATGGTCGGCTACTCCATGGAGGACATCTCGCCGGCGCCCGCCCTCGCGACGTCGTGGGAGACGTCCGAAGACGGCCTGACGTGGACCTTCGACATCCGCGAGGGAGTCGACTGGTCCGACGGGGAGCCGCTGACCGCAGGCGACATCGCCTACACCTACAACCGGATCATCGACGGTGGTCCCGAGTCCGGGAACTGGGGCACCTATCTGACGTCGGTGGAGACCGTCACCGCTCCCGATGACACGACCGTGGTGCTCGAGCTCTCGAAGCCGAACGCCGTCCTGCCCCTGCTGCCGATCCCGATCCTTCCCGAGCACATCTGGTCCGACGTGGCCGAGGACGACGTGAAGTCCTACCGCAACGAGCCCTCAGACGGCGAGCCCGTGGTGGGCTCGGGCCCGTTCCGGCTCGTCGAGGGAACGGCCGGCGGCTCGACGTACCTCTTCGAGGCCAACCCCGACTACTACGGAGGCACGCCCCACGTCGACCGGGTGGCGTTCCGTGTTTACAAGAGCGAGGACCCCGCGGTCCAGGCGATCATCAAGGGCGAGGTCGACTTCGTCGACGACATCAGCCCGATCCAGGTCGAAGCCCTGCAGGGCCGTGACGGCATCCACGCCCAGAACGGCGTCTCGCCCTACTTCGAGGAGATCGCTTTCAACGTCGGCGCGGTCGACCCCGAGACCGGTGAGCCCCTGGGCGACGGCAACCCGGCGCTGGAGGACCCCGCCTTCCGGTACGCCCTCGGCTTCGCGCTGGACAACGAGCGGCTGGTCGAGGCCGCCTACCAGGGCGCCGCGGTCCCCGGCGACACGTTCATCCCGACGGCCTACGAGTCCTGGCGGTGGGAGCCGCCCGAGGACGTGGCGTTCACGTTCGACCTCGACCGGGCCGGCGAGCTCCTGGACGAGGCGGGCTACGAGGTCGGCTCCGACGGGCTTCGCACCATGCCCGACGGCAGCGAGATCGGCACCATCCGGCTGTTCGCGCGCACCGAGGAGCCGAGGTCCCAGACCATCATGGAGTTCTTCCAGGAGTGGCTCGCCGAGATCGGCATCGAGTCCGAGGTCAGCGTGATGGAGAGCAACCAGCTCACCGACGTCATCCTCGACGGCAACTTCGACGCGTTCCACTGGGGCTGGTTCGTCGAGCCCGACCCGGACTCGATCCTCTCGGTCTTCCTCTGCGACGCGCGCGGCGGGTCGTCGGACTCGTGGTACTGCAACCCTGAGTTCGACGAGCTCTACGCGTCCCAGAACGCCGAGCTCGACGATGAGAAGCGGATCGAGACGGTCCAGCGGATGCAGGAGATCATCTACCGCGACGCGCCCTACCTCGTCACGGCGTACACGACGTACGGCCAAGCGGTGCGCACCGACCGGTTCGCGTGCTTCCAGCCACAGCCGGATCCCGACGGCGTGCTGCTCGTGCAGTACGGCGCGTTCAATTACACGTTGCTCAGGCCCGCCGACGAGGCCGGCGACTGCGACGGCATCGAGTCCGCCGTCGGCGCGTCCTCCTCGTCGGGTGATGACGACGACGGAACCAGCAACGGCGTACTGATTGCCGGCGGCGTGCTGCTCGCGCTGCTGCTCGTCGGTGGCGTCGTGTTCGCCCTGCGCCGGCGGTCCTCGGCGGACGCCCGGGAGTGAGATCTTGACGACGCTCGCGGCGGCCGGGAACGAGGTCGCCTCCGGGTCTCCGGTCCGCCGGCGCAGCTACGGACGCTACGTCCTCGGCAAGGCGCTGGGGGCGCTCGGGAGCCTGTTCTTCGTCCTGGTGGTCAACTTCTTCCTCTTCCGGGTGCTGCCCGGTGACCCGGCGCGGACTCTGACCCGGGGACGCGCGGTGAAGAAGGAGCAGCTCGACGCGATCACCGAGCATTACGGCCTCGACCAACCTCTGCCGCAGCAGTTCCTCACCTACCTGAAGAACACGTTCCAGGGCGACCTCGGAGTCTCCATCCGCTACAACGTGCCGGTCTCGGAGCTCATCGTCGACCGGATGTGGCCGACGATCGCGCTGGTGGGTGTGTCGACGATCCTGTCGATGGTGATCGGGGTCTATCTCGGCATGGTGAGCGCCTGGCGTCGAGGCGGGGGCTTCGACAACTTCTCGACCGGCACCACCCTCACCCTCTACTCGATGCCGGAGTGGTGGCTGGGCCTACTCCTCATCGCCGGGCTGTCCGTGGGCGCCGGCCCGCTGCCCGGCATCTTCCCGACCGGCGGGCTGCACTCCATCGACGCCGATCCATCGAGCCTGAGCGGGGTCCTCGACGCGGCCTGGCACCTGACCCTGCCCGTCATCACCCTCACCCTGGCCTACCTCGCCGAGTACTCGCTCATCATGAGGTCGTCACTCCTCGACGAGCTGGGCGAGGACTATCTGGTCACCGCGCGCGCCAAGGGCCTGCGCGACGTGGAGGTGCGCCGCCGGCACGCCGTACCGAACGCGCTGCTGCCGACCACCACGCTTTCCGCCCTCAACATCGGCTTCGTGGTGTCGGGAGCGATCACCATCGAGACGATCTTCTCGATCCCCGGTCTGGGCCTGCTGTCGTACGAGGCGCTGTCGATCCCGGACTACGACGTGCTGCAAGGCACGTTCCTGCTGGCCTCGGGCGCGGTGATCGCGGCGAACCTTGCGGCCAACCTGATCTACGGCGTCCTCGACCCCCGGGTCCGCACATGAGTACAACCACCCCGCTCTCAGCGCGCCAGATCGCCCGTCGCCGGCGGGTCGCTGCCAGGCGTCGCAACTGGAAGCTGTTCCGCAGCCACCGCTCGGGACTCATCGGGCTGTGCATCCTGGGCTTCTTCGTGGTGATCGCGCTGGCGGCACCGCTGCTCGCCGACGGCGAAGGGCTCAAGGTGACCAAGGCCACCGGGG includes these proteins:
- a CDS encoding carboxymuconolactone decarboxylase family protein, which produces MDYTDLLRRLSLHDERVVAEVLCGSDPQFEGPAAILDPRSLALVRLAALVAVGGAVPSFGAQADAAINAGATAAEIVEVLVAVLPVVGLPCVVAAAPKLALALGHDVDDA
- a CDS encoding DUF1254 domain-containing protein, with the protein product MPADVTNTPVPAAITTPAQVGSGIGTLEFTDGYPTAGTAEKVRDHLDYLHGVETFMNTIQGVSLYAMREGFLEAGVMDGDVLIFSELMDSRSLFLTANADTVYYISFLDLSDGPLVLETPPDALGLIDDIWFRWVTDFGLPGPDRGQGGTYLLVGPGYDGPLPEGGYHVRHSRTNHVWLGARSFINENPGMDPGPTVDVIKERLKIYPYTPGGVGSSIGAFLTGKGPLGQPATAQSPRFVEGTGLAFNTIPPNDFGHYEMLDALVQLEPAEALDTEVAGQFAALGIVKDAKFAPDDRLRKVLDDAVAAGNAASRTLGMGAHPTEGFRYYDHDSAWWNMLFVGGFEFTNPPPNITAEGVQPFPNKGARRLHSRTSFFYAATGITPAMCMRLTGVGSQYMFANLDAAGDPFDGGKTYRLRLPKDIPAARFWSLTLYDNQTRSMLQTEQLYPRAGSQEYPSPAAEAEPDGSTVIHFSPTRPDDVPPGNWVQTDPERGWFVILRLYSPLQPFFDKSWRVGEIEPVA
- a CDS encoding ZIP family metal transporter; its protein translation is MGEAFVWGLVASTSLVIGALFAFWFHISLRAIGLIMGFGAGVLISAVSFDLIEEAAETSLGSGWVAAGVFAGCLVFFGGDRLIDRLGGGGRKDATGGEDATDGEEEGGSALPIVLGTVLDGIPESMVIGLTIYEGGAVGAAYLAAVFLSNLPESISATTGLLKGGWKKSRLLWMWIGIAVISGLSSLTGYAVFQDSSDDTVAFVLAFAAGAILTMLANTMMPEAFKHGGKLAGVITTLGFVVAYSIHALA
- a CDS encoding potassium channel family protein, which produces MTSVRAELSPARRRRLIGRGLLKAAASTLVLVVLYFVSPLERVDGVPVGVSLVVGLLLLLGVCTWQIRAIPRAAHPGVRAIEALAITAPLFLLLFAAAYFVMAQDDPESFNVQGLTRSDALYFTVTVFATVGFGDISATSQIARRLVTVQILLDLLVLGLGIRVFAGAVQRGRERQ
- a CDS encoding phytoene desaturase family protein is translated as MSSHDFDAIVVGGGHNGLTNAAYLGKAGLRTLVLEKNDLVGGAAITEELMPGFSFTTFSYALSLLRPEIIHELDLVKHGFLPLMMPSSFHPTGDGDYLLFGDDHAQNIQEIRRHSPRDADAYERYHHDLDRVCRAIRPLFDNPPPNIFGSDPDDAVDVKWLVDHLKGVDRKTMHDVVRLLTGSAADLLDDYFEHEAIKGYHASSSIIGSKVGPMSPGSGLVLLFHKMGEHDGHLGSWAFHKGGNGGFTQVLARAARAYGAEIRLGAPVASVLTDNGRAVGVVLDDGTEFRAPVVVSALDPRRTFLDLVEPRELPLDLVDNVRRMKFRGVSAKVNFALDGLPVFPALPDTVDHYGGFLNIGPTIEYVERAFDAAKYGWYSERPYMDAAIQSVVDPDMAPPGKHVMSCFVQYAPYELKGSDWETERDAFGDKAQAVLESHFPGFGDLVLHREVVTPVDIETRTGLTEGNIFAGEFLAPQMYFFRPAPGWSQYATPIDGYYQCGSGTHPGGCVIGAPGKLASQRILRDLPR
- a CDS encoding aminomethyltransferase family protein, which translates into the protein MITTTPFHPRLSELNTQGLYTHWQGQLSALRYTHAPKHEYFAVRNAVGVFDTSPLYKYRITGPDAERLLSGALVRDIRTCRPGQAQYTAWCDDRGFVMHDGVAFRHSADDFLLTAGRPALSWFDELASGLRVHLEDVSGAYGMLAVQGPRSRAVLAALMPEAETLAFFGHSPAKVADAAVTLSRTGYTGDLGFEITVGADSAVAVLDAVLDAGSTHGIRPFGEEALMTLRIEAGLPLIDIEWHDARLAMSDADCVTPKELGFGWMLRGVRDGSRRFVGSEAIRRELLDGTSRWATTGIVVDPADWDRIHREVGLFPPKSEHPLPYESMVRDNDRAEVGYCTSLVYSPMLQRHVGIARVRPELAAVGTDLRLELAIAHHNTTVKVTTASMPFFDPARKKDE
- a CDS encoding prolyl oligopeptidase family serine peptidase; this encodes MRADPYHWMRRTDSPVLLAHLEAERLWYDTATGHLNSLVETLRSEMLGRVPATDRTVSWRLQGCSYYTALPAGREHPQLLREKDDSDTTEVLLDVNELVDDSGYVELGLSVVSPDQKWLAYSVDRTGDEVYELRFRDLETGADLPEVAPRTYYGGAWSSGSDQFFYTVHDDAYRPFQVWRHELGAPVADDVLVLEEPDERFELSIRATRSGALVVIWSESRDTREVWVVDAASPTSPPRSVGGRRPGVEYHAEHVVLPDGTDTLLLVTNDDATEFRLARCPVPSDSDQDHTSWSPARAERPDERLERVDGFAGHAVLSFRSQTQHRLRILPLDALDGDGIVIEPAFDRGTVEIGPNTDHHATTVTVEDQSYIEPPVWSAVSLRTGERTELLRRRAPGHHASAYVCESRSVPAPDGTPVPVTLVRHRDTPLDGTAPALFYGYGAYEAVYPDQEWDPAIPSLLDRGVVYVHAHVRGGGEGGRRWWLGGRLEHKQNTFTDYAAAADGLAGLVDGERLATRGLSAGGLLQGAVFSQRPDRWRAVVAEVPFVDVVTTMLDASIPLTITEWDEWGDPRRREDFDWMLAYSPYDNPPSGPRPDLLVTGALHDPRVMVFEPAKWVARLRETDPGWSPRCLFRVETGAGAHVGPAGRFAHLGYEAEIYAWVLDRLRPGND